The genomic segment ACTGTGGAGAATGATCTGTGAATAATACTTAAAGACGATATTCTGTTCAAAATTGATAGTGTTATACTATTGAATCGATATTCTGATCTATCTAAATAAGTTCTGAAATTTTCTACAATCCAGATTATGGAGTAGAGTGCTACAGGATCAGCATATAATGCATTGACAATAACCAAAATTAAAAACTCAGTTTTCCACTACCTCCACTCGAAGAACAACACCGCATTGTCCAGCGCATCGAAGAGCTCTTTGCCATCTGCGACCGCTTCAAAGCCCAACTGCAGCAGCGCCAAGCGGTGAATGAACGGTTGGTGAAGGGGTTGGTGGGTGAGGTTTTGGAGGGGAGTTAGAATGGATAAAAGTTATATAAATCACACATGTTCGCAAATTGCGAACTTTTTTGTAGCTTAGTGCCGTTATGATATGAGAGTACATCTGATTAAAGAAAAAACAGTACTGGATTATGCGACAAAACATGCTACATCAGCTGGTGCGTTTGAACGGTGGGTTGAAATAATAAAAAAGGCTGATGTAAACAAGCCACAAGATTTTGTAAACCTGCTTGGTCGGAAAAATGTAGATATACTGGGTAAGAATAGCGATCGTATCTGTTTTGATGTAGGCGGAAATGATTATAGGATCATTTGCTCCTATTACTTTAATGATACCATTGAAACGGTAACATTATTTGTAAAATGGATTGGTACTCACGCGGAGTATGATGCGTTAAACAATCAAGATAAACAGTATACAGTTGAAAAGTTTTAAAGGGTTAAGGGGAAAACAATGAAATACAAAGTGATTAAAAGTGACGATCAGTATCTTGAATACGCTGATCGACTTGAGGAATTGGTGAGTAATGGCTTGGATAGTCAAGATGCAATTGATGAATATGAGTTACTCTACTTGTTGATTCGAGACTGGGATGATAAGCACAATTCAGTGCCAGAAATGGACCCTGTAGAGTTTATTAAATCGTTGATGGAAGATAAAGGTTTGAAGCAAACAGATTTAGTTGAAGTAGCGGGCGTAGGTAAAAGCACGATCTCAGAGATTCTCAATTACAAAAAGAGGATGTCGAAAAAGGTGATTCGAAATCTCGCCAACCACTTCAAGATTCAGCAAGAAGCCTTAAACAAATCATACCGGCTTGAAGGTGAGGGCATGACCTATGATTATGAGAGTAATTTTAGCTCTATAAACGTAGGAAAAGAAGAGGGCACAGCGAAGACTATGAGTAGATCGACAAAAGGATTACCAATAAAAACATCTTGACCAAAAAAATCAGATTGTCCGGCTACCTTACTGCTAAGAATAAAGAAATAAATTAAATTCTGTTTACACTCGTTTAGATCACTCTCTTTCGATGATCAATCCAAAACAGATGTATGAAGAGTTCTTGCGAAGTCGGGAAAAAGCATAATCATCACTCACCAATCAAGTTCATTGAGCTTATTTATAAAGAAACTGAATCAAAAAACCCTTATTTTTAAAGACTCAAAAGAAATTTTAAACCTGTTGAAAATCAACTGAGGAATTTATGACATCCAAGAATCCACTATCGCAAACGAAAGTAGCATTTAATACAGGATCGGGGGAGGCTCACCTTTATAGTCTCAAAAAACTGGAAGAGCTTGGCTACGGCAACATCAGTAAACTGCCATTTACGATTAAGATTTTGTTGGAAGCTGTACTTCGGGAGTACGATGGCTTTGCAATTACAGAAGACGACATTAAGCTGTTGGCAAATTTTAATGCCAAGAATCCGGAAGGAGAGATTCCCTTCAAACCATCAAGAGTAGTTTTACAGGATTTTACCGGGGTTCCGGCTGTAGTTGATCTCGCCGCACTCCGATCTGCCATGAAACGAATGGGTGGAAGTCCAACATCCATTAACCCCCAGGTTCCTGTGGATTTAGTGATTGATCACTCCGTTCAGGTAGATATGTTTGGCCGCGATGCTGCCTTAATGTTTAACGTGGAAAAAGAGATGGAGCGTAACAACGAACGCTACCAATTTCTGAAGTGGGGTAAAGAAGCGTTTGATAATTTCCGTGTGGTTCCTCCGGGACGCGGAATTGTTCACCAGGTGAATCTTGAATACCTGGCGAAAGGAGTGTTTACGCGTGAGGAAGAGGATGGATCTACCGTTGCTTACCCGGATACACTGGTAGGTACTGATTCTCACACTACGATGATTAACGGCCTTGGAATTCTTGGCTGGGGTGTTGGCGGTATTGAAGCGGAAGCGGCGATGCTTGGACAGCCGATCTCCATGCTGGTGCCCAAAGTTGTAGGAATGAAACTGACGGGTGCTCTTCGCGAAGGAGTTACTGCAACAGACTTAACGTTGACAGTTACAGAGATGCTCCGTAAACACGGCGTGGTAGGTAAATTTGTAGAATTTTACGGCGATGGAATCAGTAATATGAGCTTGCCTGATCGGGCAACAATTGCAAACATGTCGCCGGAATACGGTGCTACGATGGGTTTCTTTCCGGTTGACGAAGAGTCTTTGCGATATATGAAACGTACAGGCCGGGATGAAGAACTTGTGGATTTAGTTGAACATTATACGAAGGCACAGGGACTTTTCAGAACGGATGATACGGCTGATCCTGATTTTTCCTCAACTCTGGAACTGGATCTAAGTACAGTTGAAACTTCGCTTGCAGGACCAAAATTGCCTCACGACAGGATTATTCTCAGTAATATGAAGAATACTTTTGAAAAGTCGTTGACCAGTGATGATCCAACAATGGGTTTTAGCCTTACGCAGGAAAAACTGGCAAATAAAGGGATCTATAAGAATGGCCAGGAGATCGAGATGAAACATGGTGACGTGGTGATTGCTGCGATCACAAGTTGTACAAATACATCGAATCCAAGTGTGATGCTGGGTGCGGGTATTGTAGCTAAAAAAGCATATGAACGAGGATTGAAAGTTCCTGAGTATGTAAAAACCTCTCTGGCCCCCGGATCTCGTGTGGTAACTGAGTATCTGAAAGAAGCGGGTCTTACTGAGTATATGGACAATCTCGGTTTTAACCTCGTTGGATATGGCTGCACCACATGTATAGGGAATTCGGGACCTCTTCCTGAACCGGTAGAAGCAGCTGTGAAGGAAGGAGATCTGATTGTGGCCGGTGTTCTTTCCGGAAATCGTAACTTCGAGGGAAGAATTCACCCATACGTGAAAGCAAATTATCTGGCATCACCACCGTTGGTTGTGGCTTATGCTTTGGCGGGAACGGTCCATATTGATCTTTCTAATGAGCCGATCGGAAAAGATAAAGACGGCAACGATGTATATTTGAAAGAGATCTGGCCTACAACGGAAGAGATTGCTGAACACCTGGACAGTGCTATTCGTCCGGAGCTGTTTGAGAAGATGTACAGCGATATTTTTGAATCTGAAACCTGGGAGAAAATTCCAGTGAAAGGCGGTGAACTGTTCGAGTGGGATGATAAATCCACTTATATCCAGGAACCCCCCTTCTTTATTGGAATGGGTGAAGAACCTGAACCTATTGAGCCTATAAAAGGTGCCAGAGTGTTGGTTAAAGTGGGCGATTCTATTACAACAGACCATATATCTCCGGCCGGAAATATCAAAGAAGATTCTCCCGCCGGAAAGTATTTGAAAGAGCATGGGGTTGAGGAAAAAGACTTTAACTCTTACGGCTCACGTCGTGGCAATGACCGTGTAATGACCCGCGGTACATTTGCAAATGTACGTTTCAAAAACCAACTGGCCCCCGGAAAAGAGGGTGGCTTCACGAAATACCATCCGACAGGTGAGATCACGACGATCTTTGATGCTTCTTTGAAATATAAAGAATCAGATACGCCGTTGGTTGCATTGGCCGGTACTCAGTATGGAACAGGCTCATCACGAGACTGGGCTGCCAAAGGTACTGATCTCTTAGGAGTAGAATGTGTCATTGCTGTTTCTTATGAGCGAATTCACCGTTCAAATCTGATCCAGATGGGCGTACT from the Balneolaceae bacterium genome contains:
- the acnA gene encoding aconitate hydratase AcnA, giving the protein MTSKNPLSQTKVAFNTGSGEAHLYSLKKLEELGYGNISKLPFTIKILLEAVLREYDGFAITEDDIKLLANFNAKNPEGEIPFKPSRVVLQDFTGVPAVVDLAALRSAMKRMGGSPTSINPQVPVDLVIDHSVQVDMFGRDAALMFNVEKEMERNNERYQFLKWGKEAFDNFRVVPPGRGIVHQVNLEYLAKGVFTREEEDGSTVAYPDTLVGTDSHTTMINGLGILGWGVGGIEAEAAMLGQPISMLVPKVVGMKLTGALREGVTATDLTLTVTEMLRKHGVVGKFVEFYGDGISNMSLPDRATIANMSPEYGATMGFFPVDEESLRYMKRTGRDEELVDLVEHYTKAQGLFRTDDTADPDFSSTLELDLSTVETSLAGPKLPHDRIILSNMKNTFEKSLTSDDPTMGFSLTQEKLANKGIYKNGQEIEMKHGDVVIAAITSCTNTSNPSVMLGAGIVAKKAYERGLKVPEYVKTSLAPGSRVVTEYLKEAGLTEYMDNLGFNLVGYGCTTCIGNSGPLPEPVEAAVKEGDLIVAGVLSGNRNFEGRIHPYVKANYLASPPLVVAYALAGTVHIDLSNEPIGKDKDGNDVYLKEIWPTTEEIAEHLDSAIRPELFEKMYSDIFESETWEKIPVKGGELFEWDDKSTYIQEPPFFIGMGEEPEPIEPIKGARVLVKVGDSITTDHISPAGNIKEDSPAGKYLKEHGVEEKDFNSYGSRRGNDRVMTRGTFANVRFKNQLAPGKEGGFTKYHPTGEITTIFDASLKYKESDTPLVALAGTQYGTGSSRDWAAKGTDLLGVECVIAVSYERIHRSNLIQMGVLPLQFKEGDSADSLGLDGTETFDIHVDDDVKAGDEIKVTATKEDGTEIEFTTDCRIDTPVEVDYYRNGGILHKVLRDYVEEDKK
- a CDS encoding type II toxin-antitoxin system HigB family toxin gives rise to the protein MRVHLIKEKTVLDYATKHATSAGAFERWVEIIKKADVNKPQDFVNLLGRKNVDILGKNSDRICFDVGGNDYRIICSYYFNDTIETVTLFVKWIGTHAEYDALNNQDKQYTVEKF
- a CDS encoding helix-turn-helix domain-containing protein — encoded protein: MKYKVIKSDDQYLEYADRLEELVSNGLDSQDAIDEYELLYLLIRDWDDKHNSVPEMDPVEFIKSLMEDKGLKQTDLVEVAGVGKSTISEILNYKKRMSKKVIRNLANHFKIQQEALNKSYRLEGEGMTYDYESNFSSINVGKEEGTAKTMSRSTKGLPIKTS